One window of the Nothobranchius furzeri strain GRZ-AD chromosome 3, NfurGRZ-RIMD1, whole genome shotgun sequence genome contains the following:
- the LOC107385546 gene encoding uncharacterized protein, with protein sequence MNKSNRHPPGAEVEQTSLSTAETRQRSVPALLTILFEGICHTFILEPTMSPNVELECVVCFNEFSRRSRVPRVLHCNHTFCAPCLEKMSKLHNGIYTVSCPLCCWITCILATMKLSGALWVNTEIWDQLSEKQDSLKDLKSTKTQLIMPAHSGLRRTIHTSGFKTRVQKLFT encoded by the exons GGTGGAGCAAACCTCATTAAGTACAGCAGAAACTCGGCAGCGATCAGTTCCAGCGCTTCTAACAA TTCTCTTTGAAGGAATTTGTCACACTTTTATCCTGGAACCAACCATGTCTCCAAACGTAGAGCTGGAGTGCGTCGTGTGCTTCAACGAGTTCTCTCGCAGAAGCCGGGTCCCACGGGTTCTGCACTGCAACCACACCTTCTGCGCTCCTTGTTTGGAGAAAATGTCCAAGCTCCACAATGGCATCTACACTGTCTCCTGCCCTCTGTGCTGCTGGATCACCTGCATCCTGGCCACCATGAAGCTGTCTGGAGCTCTGTGGGTCAACACTGAGATCTGGGACCAACTGTCAGAAAAGCAGGATTCACTAAAAGATTTAAAAAGTACAAAGACCCAACTCATCATGCCAGCACA ctctggtTTAAGGCGGACTATTCACACATCTGGTTTCAAGACAAGAGTCCAGAAACTGTTCACATGA